The DNA region ACGTCGAGCTGGGTGTAGGTCGGTCCGTCCCCGCCGGCGTCCTCGTAGGCCTCGATGACCTCCTCCTGCGGGCCGACGGTCCAGAGACCGTCACCTTCTGCGGCGGCCATCCTGGCGGATTTCGGACCGAACGCCGAGACGACGACGTCGGGGCCCTCGTCGGGCACGGTGTAGAGCCTCGCGTCCTCGACCGTGAAGTGCTCCCCGTGGAAACTGATCGGCTCGCCCGTCCAGAGTTCGCGCATGACGTGGATGGCCTCGTCGAGCATCTCGAGGCGAACCGAGTGCTCGGGCCAGCGCTCGCCGACGACGTGTTCGTTCAGGTTCTCGCCGGTTCCGACCCCGAAGGTGAACCGGCCGTCGGCCAGCTCCTGGACCGTTGCAACGGCCTGGGCGACGTTGACCGGATGGATGCGGACGATGGGGCAGGTGACGCCCACGCCGATTTCGATCTCCTCGGTTTCCCGGGCGATCGCGCCGAGCGTGCTCCAGACGAACGGGGACTCGCCCTGGGCGCTAATCCAGGGGTGGAAGTGATCCGAGATGGAAACGAAGTCGAAGCCGGCCTCCTCGGCAGCGACCGCGAGATCGACGAGTCGGTCGGGGCCCTGTTCCTCGCTCGAGAGGGTGTATCCGAACTGGGTCATAGTCATCCATTTCACCGGAACGTGCGTAGTCGCTTCACTTGCAATCGCCACTCGATGGCGGTAGTCGTCTCGAGGCTCGCCGGGACTCGAGCAACCGATTCGGACGCGTTCGGCAATCCGGAGCGGGTCTGTCCCGCGACGCGAATCGTGACAGTGTCGGAACCCGCTCGCGCGAGCGGGTCATTAACGTGACGCTCGCGCGAGCATCCTGCTATGGGACGAGGAAACTGGAGACCGCTATGAGACGTGAAAATTGAGGACGCTATAGGACGTAAAACTGGAGAATGTCGCTCGAGGCCGGGCTACCCCGAGACGCCGCCGAAGGAGAGCCCGCTCTCGATGTAGCGCTGGGCGAACATGTAGACGAAGACGATGGGCGAGGCGTAAACCAGCGCGAACGCCGAGAACCGGCCCCACGGCACCGTGTAGGTGTCGACCAGGCTGAACAG from Natronosalvus rutilus includes:
- a CDS encoding TIGR03557 family F420-dependent LLM class oxidoreductase, whose translation is MTMTQFGYTLSSEEQGPDRLVDLAVAAEEAGFDFVSISDHFHPWISAQGESPFVWSTLGAIARETEEIEIGVGVTCPIVRIHPVNVAQAVATVQELADGRFTFGVGTGENLNEHVVGERWPEHSVRLEMLDEAIHVMRELWTGEPISFHGEHFTVEDARLYTVPDEGPDVVVSAFGPKSARMAAAEGDGLWTVGPQEEVIEAYEDAGGDGPTYTQLDVCYADSEKEAIDTVYEMWPNGALPGELSQALPSPAHFEQATQMVEKEDIAEGSTVTDPDPNAHVDSLEEAVDAGFDHVYVHQIGDEEERAIEFYAETVLPEVR